The Gemmata palustris genome includes a region encoding these proteins:
- a CDS encoding response regulator, giving the protein MTTRVLVVDDSEMVRNLHSFMLRGGGFEVRQASNGSEALEVLLTERFDVIVSDVNMPKMDGLELTRRIRTTAGYQDTPVILVSTEAEAQDRVNGLRAGANVYVVKPARAPDLLLNVRMLLGR; this is encoded by the coding sequence ATGACGACGCGCGTACTCGTGGTCGACGACTCGGAGATGGTCCGGAACCTTCACTCGTTCATGCTCCGCGGGGGCGGGTTCGAGGTCCGGCAGGCCTCGAACGGCAGCGAGGCCCTGGAGGTGCTCTTGACCGAGCGGTTCGACGTGATCGTGTCCGACGTGAACATGCCGAAGATGGACGGGTTGGAGCTAACCCGTCGGATCCGGACCACCGCCGGTTACCAGGACACCCCTGTGATCCTGGTTTCGACCGAGGCGGAGGCGCAGGACCGAGTGAACGGGTTGCGGGCCGGGGCGAACGTGTACGTGGTAAAGCCCGCCCGGGCACCCGACCTGCTACTCAACGTGCGCATGCTGTTGGGCCGCTGA
- a CDS encoding chemotaxis protein CheA, producing the protein MTPAESSPGLPEAAARLEPLTPRDRTPVGPLGPVADRLESLARDLLRLEDRADPATAVSAADNCACLARATAYGPPLVARLAAALAAATADIRDGRIVCSNGLPEALIAASDALASALGLAGEEPVDAGAEVARTALSIAVERASAAPPQPGPSNPPTDWPAPGQGLAPDLLAQFTTESADSLQEAEGALLELEGQSDHADAINRLFRAVHSIKGTAGYVGLNQIRVLSHKLENVLSLVRSGRLPLAGGASEFAFQGVDHLKGMVGALTPTGERPTDLSEFIAVLDVLCGQATESVGSSGGAGPSPETVFRDAASQYLEGLTDGLNSIAKGDCTNAVLALLRRSATSLKTSAACVGRADIGAPADELLTVLARLTSARDRLAAAIGGRDSFSAPAAPPAPAPAAPTPPVLDAPPAPETVPSRAVKPATSDAGPGARPAPGGKTMRVDQRKLDEYVNLAGELVIARNSLVHAHRLFQTDRSTTRGLKDAVDKVCRIIGDVQSNAMGMRMVPVGTVFQRFPRLVRDVAKTLGKQIELELHGEDTELDKQVAEALSDPLVHLVRNAADHGIESPQARREADKREVGVIALRAGREGNVIVIDIQDDGGGIDAERLKAKAVSTGVITAEQAAVMTREESLQLIFAAGLSTAQVVSDLSGRGVGMDVVKNNIAALGGSVTIRSEPGQGTCIRLALPLTLAVTTVVLVEAGGMTFGLPIDVVQETLKVAPDSFHQLRGVRAVALRGDIIPVKPLGQLIGLPPPSVETRAECEQTNRVPVVVLTVAGTRFGVVVDALKGQQEIVLKPVPRQLGQIDGIGGATITGDGGIVLILDPAGLYRRAVSDSTSVLDSLTKSQGPPIAAC; encoded by the coding sequence ATGACCCCCGCTGAATCATCCCCCGGGCTCCCCGAAGCCGCGGCGCGGCTCGAACCTCTTACTCCGCGCGATCGAACCCCCGTCGGCCCCCTTGGGCCAGTCGCGGACCGGCTCGAATCTCTTGCCCGCGACTTGTTGAGACTCGAGGATCGCGCGGACCCGGCCACCGCGGTCTCCGCCGCGGACAACTGCGCCTGCCTCGCCCGAGCGACCGCATACGGGCCACCGTTAGTTGCCCGCCTCGCCGCGGCGCTCGCGGCCGCAACGGCCGACATCCGCGACGGGCGGATCGTTTGCAGTAACGGCCTGCCCGAGGCATTAATCGCGGCCTCGGACGCTCTCGCCTCGGCCCTCGGATTGGCCGGCGAAGAGCCCGTCGATGCGGGCGCCGAGGTCGCGCGCACCGCGCTGTCCATTGCCGTGGAGAGGGCGTCCGCCGCCCCCCCCCAACCCGGACCGTCGAACCCGCCCACGGACTGGCCGGCCCCGGGCCAAGGGCTGGCCCCGGACCTGCTCGCGCAGTTCACGACCGAGAGCGCCGACAGCCTCCAGGAGGCGGAGGGCGCGCTGCTCGAGCTGGAGGGCCAGAGCGACCACGCGGACGCGATCAACCGCCTGTTCCGGGCGGTTCACAGTATCAAGGGAACGGCCGGGTACGTCGGACTGAACCAGATCCGCGTTCTGAGCCACAAGCTCGAGAACGTACTGAGCCTCGTCCGCAGCGGCCGCCTGCCACTCGCCGGCGGAGCGTCCGAGTTCGCGTTCCAGGGCGTCGATCACCTGAAGGGGATGGTCGGCGCCCTGACCCCGACCGGTGAACGACCAACGGACCTTAGCGAGTTCATCGCCGTGCTAGACGTACTGTGCGGGCAGGCGACCGAATCCGTCGGCAGTAGCGGGGGCGCCGGCCCCAGTCCCGAGACGGTCTTTCGGGACGCCGCGAGCCAATACTTGGAAGGACTGACCGACGGGCTGAATTCGATCGCCAAGGGGGATTGCACGAACGCGGTCCTGGCGCTGCTCCGCCGATCGGCGACCTCGCTCAAGACTTCGGCCGCGTGCGTCGGCCGAGCGGACATCGGTGCCCCGGCCGACGAGTTGCTTACCGTGCTGGCGCGCCTCACGTCCGCCCGCGACCGGCTCGCCGCGGCTATCGGCGGCCGTGATTCCTTCTCGGCCCCGGCGGCACCACCCGCGCCCGCGCCCGCAGCTCCGACCCCGCCCGTACTCGATGCACCACCCGCGCCAGAAACGGTCCCCTCCCGGGCAGTCAAACCCGCGACGAGCGACGCCGGCCCCGGAGCACGTCCGGCGCCCGGCGGGAAGACGATGCGCGTCGATCAGAGAAAACTTGATGAATACGTGAACCTGGCTGGCGAACTGGTCATCGCCCGCAACTCGCTTGTTCACGCGCACCGCCTGTTCCAAACGGACCGGTCCACCACTCGCGGGCTGAAGGACGCGGTGGACAAGGTGTGCCGGATCATCGGGGACGTGCAGAGTAACGCGATGGGGATGCGGATGGTCCCGGTCGGCACGGTTTTCCAGCGGTTCCCGCGGCTCGTCCGAGATGTCGCCAAGACCCTCGGCAAACAGATCGAGTTGGAACTTCACGGGGAGGACACGGAACTCGACAAGCAGGTAGCGGAGGCCCTGAGCGACCCGCTGGTTCACCTGGTGCGTAACGCCGCCGATCACGGGATCGAGTCGCCGCAGGCGCGCCGCGAGGCGGACAAGCGCGAGGTCGGAGTGATCGCGCTCCGGGCCGGGCGCGAGGGGAACGTGATCGTGATCGATATCCAGGACGATGGCGGCGGGATCGATGCCGAACGGCTCAAGGCGAAGGCCGTGTCCACCGGCGTCATCACCGCGGAGCAGGCCGCGGTGATGACCCGCGAGGAGTCACTTCAACTGATTTTTGCCGCCGGCCTGAGTACGGCCCAGGTGGTCAGCGACCTGTCCGGCCGCGGCGTCGGAATGGACGTGGTCAAGAACAACATTGCGGCCCTCGGTGGGTCGGTCACGATCCGGTCCGAACCGGGACAGGGAACCTGCATCAGATTGGCCCTTCCCCTCACCCTTGCGGTCACGACGGTCGTTCTGGTCGAGGCCGGCGGGATGACGTTCGGTCTGCCAATCGACGTCGTGCAGGAAACCTTAAAAGTTGCACCCGATTCGTTCCACCAGTTGCGCGGCGTGCGCGCGGTAGCCCTTCGGGGAGACATCATTCCGGTGAAGCCCCTGGGCCAGTTGATCGGATTGCCCCCGCCCTCAGTCGAGACCCGTGCCGAGTGCGAACAAACTAACCGCGTGCCGGTCGTCGTTCTGACGGTTGCCGGAACACGATTCGGCGTGGTCGTGGACGCATTGAAGGGGCAACAGGAAATCGTGCTAAAACCGGTGCCGCGCCAGTTGGGTCAGATCGACGGCATCGGCGGGGCGACTATTACGGGGGACGGCGGTATCGTCCTGATCCTCGACCCGGCCGGACTGTATCGAAGGGCGGTGAGCGACAGCACTTCCGTCCTTGACTCACTTACTAAAAGCCAGGGGCCGCCCATCGCCGCCTGCTGA